From Pseudomonas sp. stari2, a single genomic window includes:
- a CDS encoding aldo/keto reductase, whose product MSLPTLHDLHRPLGSLGLLVSPLGLGTVKLGRDQGVKYPNGFQIPDDDAARMLLKQARELGINLIDTAPAYGRSEERLGPLLRGERQDWVIVSKVGEEFVDGQSTHNFSAAHTRMSVERSLQRLETDFIDLVLVHSDGNDLAILNDSEVYATLAALKAEGKIRGFGFSGKTVDGGLKALEQGDCAMVTYNLNEQNEKAVIDYAAAHGKAILVKKALASGHVCLSPGVDPVRASFELLFAQPGVASAIVGTINPLHLAHNVATVAQVLRGH is encoded by the coding sequence ATGAGCCTGCCGACCCTGCACGATCTGCATCGCCCGTTGGGAAGTCTCGGCCTGCTGGTTTCCCCACTGGGCCTGGGCACCGTCAAGCTTGGCCGCGACCAGGGCGTGAAATACCCCAACGGTTTTCAGATCCCCGACGACGACGCCGCGCGGATGCTGCTCAAGCAGGCGCGGGAGCTGGGGATCAACCTGATCGACACCGCGCCGGCCTATGGCCGCAGCGAAGAACGCCTCGGCCCGTTGTTGCGTGGCGAGCGTCAGGACTGGGTGATCGTCAGCAAGGTCGGCGAAGAGTTTGTCGATGGCCAGTCGACTCACAACTTCAGCGCCGCCCACACGCGGATGTCGGTGGAGCGCAGCCTGCAACGTCTTGAAACCGATTTTATCGACCTGGTGCTGGTGCACTCCGACGGCAACGACCTGGCGATCCTCAACGACAGCGAAGTCTACGCAACCCTCGCGGCGCTCAAGGCCGAGGGCAAGATTCGTGGCTTCGGTTTCTCCGGCAAAACCGTCGACGGTGGACTCAAAGCGCTGGAGCAAGGCGACTGCGCGATGGTCACCTACAATCTGAACGAACAAAACGAGAAGGCGGTCATTGACTATGCTGCTGCCCACGGCAAAGCCATTCTGGTGAAAAAAGCTCTGGCCAGCGGTCACGTGTGCCTGAGTCCCGGCGTGGATCCGGTGCGCGCCAGCTTCGAGTTGTTGTTCGCCCAGCCCGGCGTGGCCAGTGCCATCGTCGGGACAATCAATCCGCTGCACCTCGCCCATAACGTTGCGACCGTTGCCCAGGTCCTTCGTGGTCACTGA
- a CDS encoding NAD(P)/FAD-dependent oxidoreductase, with amino-acid sequence MPSPISTDVLIVGAGVAGLWLNARLRRQGFSTVLVESASLGGGQSVKSQGIIHGGAKYALHGALTGASEAIADMPRRWREALAGNGELDLSGVRLLSEAHYLWSPGTLAGNLTSFFASKAVRGRVDQVKGDQLPPALQDKRFKGKVYRLAELVVDVPSVIQRLADLAGDGLLAGQNIEPLLESGVLVGLKVDGREIRAQRIVLSAGAGTAALLEALGLTHPAMQRRPLHMIIAKGPGLKPLYAHCLGGGTKPRITVTTHPAADGQWVWYLGGDIAESEGVAREPAEQIATAQKEIAQLLPWIDLSNVQWATLRVDRAEPLQTGLTRPDNAFLAEEGRLLVGWPTKLALAPDFADRVIASLARDGIQPGHPAPLPELPKPPMGVPAWEQLLP; translated from the coding sequence ATGCCATCTCCCATTTCCACCGACGTGCTGATTGTCGGCGCTGGCGTCGCCGGTCTCTGGCTGAACGCGCGCCTGCGTCGCCAGGGTTTCTCGACCGTGCTGGTGGAAAGCGCCAGCCTCGGCGGCGGGCAGAGTGTGAAGTCCCAGGGCATCATCCACGGCGGCGCCAAGTACGCGCTGCACGGTGCGCTGACTGGTGCCTCGGAAGCCATCGCCGACATGCCGCGCCGCTGGCGTGAAGCCCTGGCCGGCAACGGCGAACTGGACCTGAGCGGCGTGCGCCTGCTGTCCGAAGCCCATTACCTGTGGTCACCGGGCACCCTGGCCGGCAACCTCACCAGTTTTTTCGCCAGCAAAGCGGTGCGCGGCCGGGTCGATCAGGTCAAGGGCGATCAATTGCCACCAGCCCTGCAAGACAAACGCTTCAAGGGCAAGGTCTACCGCCTCGCCGAACTGGTGGTCGACGTACCGAGCGTGATCCAGCGTCTTGCCGACCTCGCCGGTGACGGCTTGCTGGCCGGCCAGAACATCGAGCCGCTGCTGGAAAGCGGCGTGCTGGTCGGCCTGAAGGTCGACGGTCGTGAGATCCGCGCCCAGCGCATCGTGCTCAGCGCCGGTGCCGGTACCGCAGCGTTGCTGGAAGCTCTCGGCCTGACCCATCCGGCCATGCAACGCCGGCCGCTGCACATGATCATCGCCAAGGGCCCAGGACTGAAGCCGCTGTACGCTCACTGCCTCGGTGGCGGCACCAAGCCGCGCATCACCGTAACCACTCACCCGGCCGCTGACGGCCAGTGGGTCTGGTATCTGGGCGGCGACATTGCCGAATCCGAAGGCGTGGCCCGTGAGCCGGCCGAGCAGATCGCCACTGCGCAAAAGGAAATCGCACAGTTGTTGCCGTGGATCGACCTGAGCAACGTGCAATGGGCGACCCTGCGCGTCGACCGCGCCGAACCGCTGCAAACCGGCCTGACTCGCCCGGACAACGCGTTCCTCGCCGAGGAAGGTCGCCTGCTGGTCGGCTGGCCAACCAAACTCGCCCTGGCGCCGGACTTCGCTGACAGGGTGATTGCGTCCCTGGCACGCGATGGCATCCAGCCGGGCCACCCGGCTCCGCTGCCCGAGCTGCCGAAACCACCGATGGGCGTTCCGGCCTGGGAGCAACTGCTGCCATGA
- a CDS encoding LysR family transcriptional regulator, with protein sequence MSMQWNLDQLRVFVAVAEQRSFSAVAREQRKAQSAISSAIAMLEDDLGVSLFERSSGRQPSLTEAGAALLEEAREVLRQCERLNGRAMAMLRGQEAQLRVAQDEAMPYQALVESFGALAEQFPSLEVQLTSAAQGEVSRKLVERRADLGLLFYHDEIPEALERRVLGSVEMVTVCGVNHPLAAQSRVNCQQLAQHRQLLMSTQTSVYPGSEPASPQVWRADSFYVMAEWLVRDLGWAWLPRHVVQYSAYQGLMVELDSEWTPPALVVELVWRRDEPLGPAARWLAERFAIHLRAIGGKSR encoded by the coding sequence ATGAGCATGCAATGGAATCTGGATCAGTTACGCGTCTTCGTCGCGGTCGCCGAACAGCGCTCGTTCTCCGCCGTGGCGCGCGAGCAACGCAAGGCGCAGTCGGCGATCAGCAGCGCGATTGCCATGTTGGAGGACGATCTCGGTGTCAGTCTGTTCGAGCGTAGCAGCGGTCGTCAGCCGAGTCTTACCGAAGCGGGTGCAGCCTTGCTCGAAGAGGCGCGAGAAGTGCTGCGTCAGTGCGAGCGCCTGAACGGCCGGGCCATGGCAATGTTGCGCGGTCAGGAGGCGCAATTACGGGTGGCCCAGGATGAGGCGATGCCTTATCAGGCACTGGTGGAAAGCTTCGGTGCGTTGGCCGAGCAGTTTCCAAGTCTGGAGGTGCAACTGACCAGCGCGGCCCAGGGCGAGGTTTCGCGCAAACTGGTGGAGCGCCGGGCCGATCTCGGGCTGCTGTTCTATCACGATGAAATCCCCGAAGCGCTGGAACGCCGGGTGCTGGGCAGCGTGGAAATGGTCACGGTCTGCGGCGTCAATCATCCGCTGGCGGCGCAGTCCCGGGTCAACTGCCAGCAGCTTGCGCAACATCGGCAACTGCTGATGTCGACCCAGACCAGCGTCTACCCCGGCAGTGAACCGGCCAGCCCTCAGGTGTGGCGCGCCGACAGTTTCTACGTGATGGCTGAATGGCTGGTTCGCGATCTCGGCTGGGCCTGGCTGCCGCGCCACGTGGTGCAGTACTCGGCATATCAAGGCCTGATGGTGGAACTCGACAGCGAATGGACACCGCCGGCGCTGGTGGTGGAGCTGGTCTGGCGCCGCGACGAACCGCTGGGGCCGGCGGCGCGTTGGCTGGCGGAGCGATTTGCCATACACCTGCGGGCGATCGGCGGCAAAAGCCGATAA
- the cysC gene encoding adenylyl-sulfate kinase, with protein sequence MNEALSVSLPPPAIRPYALALPAQARAEQKSQQPRCLWLTGLSGAGKSTLANALELHLHQFGLHTFLLDGDNLRSGLCRDLGMTEACRRENIRRTAEVARLMVDAGLIVIVAAISPFRAERDTARRLFAEGDFIEVHVSTSLEVCARRDPKGLYRAAREGRIKDFTGIDSPYEAPLTAECRIDTDEVELADACHRLASFLCKK encoded by the coding sequence ATGAATGAAGCACTTTCGGTTTCCCTGCCACCTCCGGCCATCCGCCCCTATGCCTTGGCTCTTCCCGCCCAGGCCCGGGCCGAGCAGAAGTCGCAGCAACCGCGCTGCCTGTGGCTGACCGGGTTGTCCGGGGCCGGCAAATCGACGCTGGCCAACGCCCTGGAGTTGCATTTGCATCAGTTCGGGCTGCATACGTTCCTGCTCGATGGCGACAACTTGCGCAGCGGTCTTTGCCGCGATCTGGGGATGACCGAGGCTTGCCGGCGCGAGAATATCCGGCGCACCGCCGAAGTGGCGCGGTTGATGGTGGACGCCGGGTTGATCGTGATCGTGGCCGCCATTTCACCGTTTCGTGCCGAGCGGGATACGGCGCGCCGGTTGTTTGCCGAAGGGGATTTTATTGAAGTGCATGTCAGCACCTCGCTGGAGGTCTGCGCGCGACGCGACCCGAAGGGTTTGTATCGGGCGGCGCGGGAAGGGCGGATCAAGGACTTCACCGGGATCGACAGTCCGTACGAGGCGCCGCTGACGGCCGAGTGCCGGATCGATACCGATGAGGTCGAACTGGCCGATGCCTGCCATCGACTGGCGTCGTTTCTGTGCAAAAAATGA
- a CDS encoding metal ABC transporter ATPase, with amino-acid sequence MPRTLIRKNPSNFKTLPLFVEATPEGLTYQSVGMPLNFAQTLQRRKPVSVADAERFALELANLGVSVRLTLHWQNRDYWVLVRQRRQDRGDVVLKLISGYVPAHELNIPLHTAIQEIAEECLLETPEGWLGGRFNDTWLPAPYASALHYREALPFRLTPLSGSARPVRCANLQLLERPRAYVHLPTASLQLIYDLRLDVPKEAKSLSLFHVDERLEGDQLVARLDRKRPDLYLMPLQDGEPLPELYTLKKGQLYPAGTRGLYLAESFARQDGWLVRDERIRWKDWLRQQGLTPPPKDTGLARLRGKAKQLLKKIVPRKKVNS; translated from the coding sequence ATGCCGCGTACGCTCATCAGAAAGAACCCGAGCAACTTCAAGACGCTGCCGCTGTTCGTCGAAGCGACGCCCGAAGGCTTGACCTATCAGAGCGTCGGCATGCCGCTGAATTTCGCCCAGACTTTGCAACGGCGCAAACCGGTCAGCGTGGCTGACGCCGAGCGCTTTGCGCTGGAGCTGGCCAACCTTGGTGTTTCGGTACGTCTGACCCTGCACTGGCAGAATCGCGATTATTGGGTGCTGGTGCGCCAGCGTCGGCAGGATCGCGGCGACGTCGTGCTCAAGCTGATTTCCGGCTACGTGCCGGCCCATGAACTGAACATTCCGCTGCACACGGCGATCCAGGAGATTGCCGAAGAATGCCTGCTGGAAACCCCGGAAGGCTGGCTCGGCGGGCGCTTCAACGACACCTGGCTGCCGGCGCCGTACGCCTCGGCGCTGCATTATCGCGAGGCCCTGCCCTTTCGCCTGACACCGTTGTCCGGCTCGGCACGGCCAGTGCGCTGCGCCAATCTGCAATTGCTCGAACGGCCACGGGCCTACGTGCACTTGCCGACCGCGTCCCTGCAATTGATTTACGACCTGCGCCTCGACGTGCCCAAGGAAGCCAAGAGCCTGAGTCTGTTCCATGTCGATGAACGGCTGGAAGGCGATCAACTGGTTGCCCGGCTCGACCGCAAACGCCCCGATCTGTACTTGATGCCATTGCAGGATGGCGAACCGCTCCCTGAGCTGTATACGCTGAAGAAAGGTCAGTTATACCCGGCGGGCACTCGCGGCCTGTATCTGGCCGAGAGTTTCGCCCGACAGGACGGCTGGCTTGTACGAGATGAACGGATTCGCTGGAAGGACTGGCTGCGCCAACAGGGTTTGACGCCGCCACCCAAGGACACGGGGCTGGCGCGATTGCGCGGCAAGGCGAAACAACTTCTGAAGAAGATCGTACCGCGCAAGAAAGTGAACTCCTGA
- the hldE gene encoding bifunctional D-glycero-beta-D-manno-heptose-7-phosphate kinase/D-glycero-beta-D-manno-heptose 1-phosphate adenylyltransferase HldE: MKLSMPRFDQAPVLVVGDVMLDRYWHGGTSRISPEAPVPVVKVEQIEDRPGGAANVALNIAALGAPASLVGVTGDDEAADSLSNSLKGAGVRALFQRIAHQPTIVKLRVMSRHQQLLRIDFEEPFATDALALASQVDDLLEGIKVLVLSDYGKGALKNHQALIQAARAKGIPVLADPKGKDFSIYRGASLITPNLSEFEAIVGGCVDEHELVGKGAKLMHDLELGALLVTRGEHGMTLLRPDHPALHLPARAREVFDVTGAGDTVISTLAAAIAAGEELPHAVALANLAAGIVVGKLGTAAISAPELRRAIQREEGSERGVLGLEQLLLAVADARAHNERIVFTNGCFDILHAGHVTYLEQARAQGDRLIVAINDDASVSRLKGPGRPINSVDRRMAVLAGLGAVDWVISFAEGTPENLLREVKPDVLVKGGDYGIDQVVGADIVKAYGGTVKVLGLVENSSTTAIVEKIRKSE; encoded by the coding sequence ATGAAGTTGTCCATGCCGCGATTCGATCAAGCCCCTGTCTTGGTGGTCGGCGATGTCATGCTCGACCGTTACTGGCATGGTGGTACCTCACGGATTTCCCCTGAGGCGCCGGTTCCGGTTGTAAAGGTCGAGCAAATTGAAGATCGCCCGGGCGGTGCCGCCAACGTTGCCTTGAACATTGCCGCGCTGGGTGCGCCGGCGTCGCTGGTCGGTGTGACCGGTGACGACGAGGCCGCCGACAGCCTGAGCAACAGTCTCAAGGGGGCGGGCGTGCGTGCCTTGTTCCAGCGCATCGCGCACCAGCCGACCATCGTCAAGCTGCGGGTCATGAGCCGGCACCAGCAATTGCTGCGTATCGACTTCGAAGAACCGTTCGCCACCGACGCCCTCGCGCTCGCCTCCCAGGTCGACGACCTGCTGGAAGGCATCAAGGTGCTGGTGCTGTCCGACTACGGCAAAGGTGCCCTGAAAAACCATCAGGCGCTGATCCAGGCCGCCCGTGCCAAAGGCATTCCGGTGCTGGCCGATCCGAAGGGCAAGGATTTTTCGATCTACCGTGGCGCGAGCCTGATCACCCCGAATCTCAGCGAGTTCGAAGCCATCGTCGGCGGTTGCGTCGACGAGCACGAACTGGTGGGCAAGGGCGCGAAACTGATGCACGACCTTGAGCTCGGCGCACTGCTGGTGACTCGCGGCGAGCACGGCATGACCTTGCTGCGTCCGGATCATCCGGCGCTGCACCTGCCGGCCCGGGCCCGTGAAGTGTTCGACGTGACCGGTGCCGGCGACACGGTGATTTCCACCCTGGCGGCCGCGATTGCCGCTGGTGAAGAACTGCCGCACGCGGTGGCGCTGGCCAACCTGGCGGCGGGCATCGTGGTCGGCAAACTGGGTACGGCGGCGATCAGCGCTCCGGAACTGCGTCGCGCCATTCAGCGCGAGGAAGGTTCCGAACGTGGCGTGCTGGGTCTTGAGCAACTGCTGCTGGCGGTGGCCGATGCCCGTGCACACAACGAGCGGATCGTGTTCACCAACGGCTGCTTCGACATCCTCCACGCCGGGCACGTGACCTACCTCGAGCAGGCGCGAGCGCAAGGCGACCGTCTGATCGTCGCGATCAACGACGATGCTTCGGTCAGCCGCCTGAAAGGCCCGGGCCGGCCGATCAACAGCGTCGATCGGCGCATGGCGGTTCTCGCCGGTCTCGGTGCGGTGGACTGGGTTATCAGCTTCGCCGAAGGCACCCCGGAAAACCTGCTGCGCGAGGTCAAGCCGGACGTATTGGTGAAGGGCGGTGACTATGGCATCGACCAGGTTGTCGGCGCCGACATCGTCAAAGCCTATGGCGGCACCGTGAAGGTGTTGGGGCTGGTGGAAAACAGCTCGACCACCGCGATTGTGGAAAAAATCCGCAAGTCCGAGTGA
- a CDS encoding multidrug efflux SMR transporter gives MNAYVYLAIAICAEVIATVSMKAVKGISTPLPLVLVIVGYAIAFWMLTLVVRSVPVGVAYAVWAGMGIVMVSVAALFIYGQKLDVPAMLGMALIVLGVVVIQLFSKTAGH, from the coding sequence ATGAACGCCTACGTCTATCTGGCCATCGCCATTTGCGCCGAAGTGATCGCCACCGTTTCGATGAAAGCCGTCAAGGGCATCAGCACGCCTCTGCCCTTGGTGCTGGTCATCGTCGGCTACGCCATCGCGTTCTGGATGCTGACGCTGGTGGTGCGCAGCGTGCCGGTGGGCGTGGCCTACGCGGTGTGGGCCGGTATGGGCATCGTGATGGTCAGCGTCGCCGCGCTGTTCATCTATGGGCAAAAGCTGGACGTGCCGGCGATGCTCGGTATGGCGCTGATCGTGCTCGGCGTGGTGGTGATCCAGCTGTTCTCGAAAACGGCCGGGCACTGA